The following DNA comes from Fusarium fujikuroi IMI 58289 draft genome, chromosome FFUJ_chr03.
AAAGGCAGGGGGAATGAACAACAGAAAGCGTTGGTACGAATTGTTTAGCTGGATTAGGTGGTAGGTGAGAAGCCCAGATAATTTGTCGATGAGGTTGATAGTGGGTCTGTAAGGGAAAGGAGCTGTGCCACGTTGTGGCCGTGCGAAGAAGTGAGTTTGATATCTTGAAACCGGCGGGAATAACCAGGTCTCACCGTTCCCGCAacatttctttctcttttccagCTTCATCCCTCCTCCACAGGGAAGAAATCGATCCGGCCCGGACAAGCCGAAGGTGTAACGCATGAGTCTAACCATAAGAGGATTCCGGTGAAGACCTGTCGTGTGAAAGGGCTTCTGTTGAAGCCCTGAAGCATGCTCAGGGGCCTCAGATTCACGAATTACCTCACTTCACAGGGGTTCACTTACACGGTCCAGGCTAGGCTTTGGGCTTTGGGCTTGTCTGGGAAGTCGGAACCCAATGGGAGGCTACTGAATGGTTCTTATCTCCTGACATGGTGAGACTTTGCCTGACGGCAATTTGCTTCGTCACTTTTCTCGGTGAATAGCACCCGTTTGGAGAGTTTGTACATAGAAGTATCAACGGGCGTGAGTCTCAAACTTACCCCTTATTTTCGAGGCATTCCGTTTTTGCTTCGTCTTGACTGTGTGGCCAGGATGCGCATTGGGCAGCAAAAGCACTTTACTTTACGTTACCCGGTAAAGTTCAGTCTTTTGCGCGCATTTGCTTCTCAGTACGGAGTAAACAGgtaatacctacctagtattTGTTTATAAGTAGAATTTTCCACATAAATATGGTTCCATTTCCCcagcctttttagttatcTTTCTTATTTTCAATTCCGTTTTCCCCCATTGCTTCCTCCACTAAACCACTTGGGCCCCGTCCTTGACTCAGGTAGCATCTCCTCTATATCAAAGTTTTCCCCTCCTCCCTATAAAACTTTTGAATAACAAGTGCTTTTTCCTTTCGTTTACTGCAAAATACCATGTCTCCCAACACAATGGCTCTCACGCCCTATGGCTCAAACGGCAGTACGGACCTCACAATGGCTGTTCTTGGTTGTGGTAAGTCGAAAGAAATGCCCTTGGTACCAAGTGCAGATTGTCCTTCTTTTGAGGGCGACGCTATACATTTCTGCGGGTGTTGTATTACGCAGTTTTCATCTGCTAACAAATCCAAGGAACTATGGGAGTTGCTATTCTCAGTGGTATCTTAAACTCACTGGCTGAGATGCAAGGACCTAAGCCCCTCCAGTCCCTTCCCAGATCAGGAGCCTCAACTCCTGGCGATGAGGTGCCTGAACGACTACCCTCACGCTTCGTTGCCAGCGTTGCTACTGCTGCGGGCGCCAAGCGTGTCAAGGGCGCTCTTTGGGAGCATTCCTCCATTCTCAAGGTTGTCCATAACGACAACATTGGTGCCGTTCAGCAGGCTGAGGTTGTTCTGCTAACTTGCAAGCCATGGATGGTTAAAGAGATCCTTAGCGAGCCTGGCATTTCAAAAGCCCTGCACGGCAAACTTCTCATCAGCGTTTGTGCTGGTATCACAGTGGAGGACATTGAAATCGCTCTCCACGGTGCTGTCCCCTCCAAGGATCCAGAGGAGGATGGTCGATGCCGCATTGTCCGGGCCATGTGCAACACAGCTGCCGTGATCCGTGAGTCGATGACCGTTATCGCTTCTCCTAGTTCTCCCCTCGACCATGCCACCGAGAGCCTCGTTACCTGGATCTTCAGGCGcattggtgatgttgtctaCCTTCCTACACGACATATGGATGCCTCGACAGCTCTGTGTGCTTCAGGTCCCGCTTTCTTCGCTCTGGTGCTGGAAGCTGCCATCGATGGCGCTGTTGCTATGGGCATTCCCCGTGCCGATGCTCAGCGCATGGCTACTCAGTCTATGAGGGGCACTGCTGGCCTTGTCCAAAGTGGCGAGCATCCTGCTCTTCTCCGGGAGAAGGTTTGCACATCCGGTGGCTGCACTATCGGTGGCGTCTTGGTTCTTGAGGAGGGTAGAGTCCGTGGCTCCGTCTCGAGAGCTGTACGTGAGGCCGCTGTTGTGGCCGGT
Coding sequences within:
- a CDS encoding probable pyrroline-5-carboxylate reductase — encoded protein: MALTPYGSNGSTDLTMAVLGCGTMGVAILSGILNSLAEMQGPKPLQSLPRSGASTPGDEVPERLPSRFVASVATAAGAKRVKGALWEHSSILKVVHNDNIGAVQQAEVVLLTCKPWMVKEILSEPGISKALHGKLLISVCAGITVEDIEIALHGAVPSKDPEEDGRCRIVRAMCNTAAVIRESMTVIASPSSPLDHATESLVTWIFRRIGDVVYLPTRHMDASTALCASGPAFFALVLEAAIDGAVAMGIPRADAQRMATQSMRGTAGLVQSGEHPALLREKVCTSGGCTIGGVLVLEEGRVRGSVSRAVREAAVVAGQIGKGVDGVNGTRFPGARYE